The sequence below is a genomic window from Longimicrobium sp..
GACGCCATCTTCCGCGAGGTGCTGCGCGACCTGGCGGCTCGTGTGCCCGCGGGGGAGCGGACGCTGCTGGACCTGGGGGCGCACGTGGGGCGCTTCATCCACCTGGCCGCGCGGGCCGGCTGGCGCGCGGAGGGCGTGGAGCTGAATCCGCGCACCTCCGCCTACGCCGCCCGCGCCACGGGCCTTCCCGTCCACCGCGCGGACCTGCGCGACCTGGCGGAGGAGGGGCGCCGATACGCCGCGGTGACGCTGACGGACGTGCTGGAGCACATCCCCGAGCCGGTGGGGGCGCTGCAGGCCGTGCGGCGGGTGGTCGCGCCGGGGGGGTGGGTGGCGGTAAAGGTACCCCACGGCCCCAACCAGTTGCGCAAGGAGCTGCTGCGCGCCCGGCTGCGGCCCGGCTACCGGCCCACGGTGGCCGACAACCTGGTGCACGTGTCGCACTTCACCCCGCGCGCGCTGGCGATCGCGCTGGAGCGGGCGGGATTCGTGGACGTGCAGGTGCGCCCGGCCGCGCCGGAGCTGTTCGGATCGCGGCCCAGCCGGGCCGGGCGCCTGGCGGCCTACGCCGCCTCGCGGGTGCTGGGCCCCTCGTCGCCGCTGGCCCTGAACCTCCAGGCGTACGCCAGGGCGGGGGATTAGGGGGATCGAAGCGGCGACGGGCGGTAGATTCGTGGCGAACGGATGGGGTGTGGGTCCCGGCTGTGCTGGGGCGAATGAATTCGCTGCAACAACCACACGAAGTCTGCCTTCGCAGACTGGCTTGCTCGAGTGTGGGTGGAAGCCCGGAGCGCGGCCATGGCCTGGTGCAGTTCTCCCCCTCTCCCGCTCGCGGGAGAGGGGGCCGGGGGGAGAGGGCAGCCGCGGACTGCGCCGGCCCAGGTCGAGACGCCTCAAGCCGGTGAGGGACCCCCGCCGCGCGCACCGGAGCTGACGGTCGTCATCGCCACGCACAACAACCAGCCCGTGCTGCAGCAGGGGCTGGAAAGCTGGGCCCGTTACGCCGCCGGTCAGCCGGTGGAAATCGTCGTGGTCGAGGACGGCTGCACCGACGGCACCCGCGAGTACCTCGCCGGCCTGGTCGCCGGCGGCTGGAAAGGGCCGCCGCTGCGCGTCATCCACGAGAACGACGCGCACGAGCTGGTGTGCACCAACCGTGGCCTCGCCGACGCCCGCGCGCCGCTGGTGATGAGCTGGCACGACGACATGTTCCTGCTCGCCGGGT
It includes:
- a CDS encoding class I SAM-dependent methyltransferase → MTQSTESMQPGGFALVDACWVCGARALAPVTRAIFEFEGYREQDPGLAAYTGATVDLVRCAGCGFGQPRAMPTLPDYFGRMYDQRWSDEWIDSEFHSTAKDAIFREVLRDLAARVPAGERTLLDLGAHVGRFIHLAARAGWRAEGVELNPRTSAYAARATGLPVHRADLRDLAEEGRRYAAVTLTDVLEHIPEPVGALQAVRRVVAPGGWVAVKVPHGPNQLRKELLRARLRPGYRPTVADNLVHVSHFTPRALAIALERAGFVDVQVRPAAPELFGSRPSRAGRLAAYAASRVLGPSSPLALNLQAYARAGD